From a region of the Hymenobacter jejuensis genome:
- the ltaE gene encoding low-specificity L-threonine aldolase produces MADPIIDLRSDTVTRPTPAMLEAMFNAPVGDDVYEEDPTVRALEETAAARFGLEAGLFCPSGTMTNQIAIKAHTEPLSEVICEQTAHVYLWEVGGIAFHSGASVALLPGDRGLLTAAQVEAAIRPANNVHYPDTRLVCLENTHNRGGGSCYSIETIAEIADVARRHNLKLHLDGARIFNALVATGQQAADYGRYFDSISVCLSKGLGTPVGSVLLGSKEFIRKCRRIRKVMGGGMRQAGYLAAAGLYALEHNVERLADDHRRARQLASALADQPYVDFVLPAETNLVIFRLKDEMPADSFLRHLEQQGIRASSFGPQMIRFVTHLDVDDAMVQRIEDALVALQPVA; encoded by the coding sequence ATGGCTGACCCAATTATCGATTTGCGCTCCGATACCGTGACGCGCCCCACTCCGGCCATGCTGGAGGCCATGTTCAACGCCCCGGTCGGCGACGATGTATACGAAGAAGACCCAACTGTGCGCGCCCTGGAAGAGACCGCCGCGGCCCGCTTTGGGCTGGAGGCCGGCCTGTTCTGCCCGTCCGGTACCATGACCAATCAGATTGCGATTAAGGCTCACACCGAGCCGCTATCGGAAGTTATTTGCGAGCAAACGGCCCACGTTTATTTGTGGGAAGTCGGCGGCATAGCCTTCCACTCGGGGGCTTCGGTGGCGTTGCTCCCCGGCGACCGGGGCCTGCTCACGGCCGCGCAGGTAGAAGCAGCCATCCGGCCCGCTAACAACGTGCACTACCCCGACACGCGCCTTGTGTGCCTCGAAAATACGCACAACCGGGGCGGCGGCAGCTGCTACTCAATCGAAACCATTGCCGAAATCGCCGACGTGGCGCGCCGTCACAACCTGAAGCTGCACCTCGACGGTGCCCGAATTTTTAATGCCTTGGTAGCTACCGGTCAGCAAGCCGCCGACTACGGCCGCTACTTCGACTCTATCTCGGTGTGTTTGTCGAAAGGCTTGGGCACGCCGGTGGGTTCGGTGCTGCTGGGCTCGAAGGAATTTATCCGTAAATGCCGCCGCATCCGCAAAGTGATGGGGGGCGGTATGCGGCAGGCGGGTTACCTCGCCGCGGCGGGCCTGTACGCCCTAGAGCACAACGTGGAGCGCCTCGCCGACGACCATCGGCGCGCGCGTCAGCTGGCCTCAGCGCTGGCCGATCAGCCCTATGTCGATTTTGTGCTGCCTGCCGAAACGAACCTCGTTATTTTCCGGCTGAAAGACGAGATGCCCGCCGACAGCTTCCTGCGGCATCTGGAGCAGCAAGGCATTCGGGCCTCGTCGTTTGGGCCGCAAATGATCCGCTTCGTAACGCACCTCGACGTTGATGATGCCATGGTTCAGCGCATCGAAGATGCGCTGGTCGCCTTGCAGCCTGTAGCTTAG
- a CDS encoding DUF3276 family protein, with the protein MEDRHDQEEIYTQRIKAGKRTYFFDVKATRGQDYYLTITESKRKLRDDDTFTYEKHKIFLYKEDFAKFVDALQDAVEYVREELLSEDEVAELDRPRQYNDDSYNTTSDDNY; encoded by the coding sequence GTGGAAGACCGTCACGATCAGGAAGAAATTTACACCCAGCGCATCAAAGCCGGTAAGCGCACCTACTTTTTCGACGTGAAAGCCACGCGCGGACAAGATTATTACCTCACCATCACGGAAAGCAAACGCAAGCTCCGCGACGATGATACTTTCACCTACGAGAAACACAAAATTTTTCTTTACAAAGAAGACTTTGCCAAGTTCGTGGATGCGTTACAAGATGCCGTAGAGTATGTGCGCGAAGAACTGCTGTCGGAAGATGAAGTAGCCGAATTGGATCGCCCGCGCCAGTACAACGACGACTCTTACAACACCACAAGCGACGACAACTACTAA
- a CDS encoding DUF58 domain-containing protein translates to MSKLLDLSAVQSFGNLEFLARQLVEGFITGLHQSPYHGFSVEFSEHRLYNPGESTRHLDWKVLARTDKLFVKRYEEETNLRCHLLLDVSPSMYYPEPSHDKLRFSVLCAAALTTLLQKQRDAVGLVTFADQIELQTPVRSTSTHRHTLLLTLQNLLERPLTRRPTDVAGVIHRIAQQIPKRSLVVLFSDMLGRAPDEQTEALSALQHLRHQHHEVLLFHVMDRATESDFAFADRPYLFEDIETGEQIKLQPAQVREQYQAAMHKYEQELALRCGQYKIDFVPVDIREPFDKVLYAYLVKRGKVR, encoded by the coding sequence ATGTCGAAGCTTCTGGATCTGTCCGCCGTTCAATCGTTTGGAAACTTGGAGTTTTTGGCGCGTCAGCTGGTGGAAGGTTTTATTACCGGATTGCATCAATCGCCTTACCACGGGTTTTCGGTGGAGTTTTCGGAGCACCGGCTTTACAATCCCGGCGAGAGCACGCGCCACCTCGACTGGAAAGTGCTGGCCCGCACCGACAAGCTTTTTGTAAAACGCTACGAAGAGGAAACCAACCTTCGTTGCCACCTGCTGCTGGACGTGTCGCCGTCGATGTATTACCCGGAGCCGTCGCACGATAAATTGCGTTTTTCGGTGCTGTGTGCCGCGGCCCTTACCACGCTTCTACAAAAGCAGCGCGATGCGGTGGGCCTCGTCACCTTTGCCGACCAAATTGAACTACAGACGCCGGTACGCTCGACGAGTACGCATCGGCATACTTTACTGCTGACGCTGCAAAATCTGCTCGAAAGGCCGCTTACGCGCCGCCCCACCGACGTGGCCGGCGTTATCCACCGCATCGCGCAACAGATTCCGAAACGGTCGTTGGTCGTGTTGTTCAGCGACATGCTGGGGCGCGCTCCCGACGAGCAAACCGAGGCGTTATCGGCGCTGCAACACCTGCGGCACCAGCACCACGAGGTGCTGCTGTTTCACGTGATGGACCGTGCCACCGAATCGGATTTTGCCTTCGCCGACCGGCCTTATTTGTTTGAGGATATCGAGACCGGGGAGCAGATTAAGCTGCAACCCGCCCAAGTCCGCGAGCAGTACCAAGCCGCCATGCACAAGTACGAGCAAGAATTGGCTCTGCGCTGCGGCCAGTACAAAATTGACTTTGTCCCAGTTGACATCCGCGAGCCATTCGATAAGGTATTATATGCTTATTTGGTGAAACGCGGCAAGGTGCGGTAG
- a CDS encoding metallophosphoesterase family protein, producing the protein MKKIGLLSDTHSYLDDRILHHLTGCDEIWHAGDFGSADVVEELAALAPLRGVYGNIDGRDVRATQPLTQEFVIEGLKVLMIHIGGYPGHYAPAARPLVQETRPGLFITGHSHILKVMPDPKLGLLHLNPGAAGRHGFHKVRTLLRFEVENGKVQQLQAIELGLRTS; encoded by the coding sequence ATGAAAAAAATCGGCTTGCTCTCCGATACCCACAGCTACCTCGACGACCGCATTCTGCACCACCTCACGGGCTGCGATGAAATCTGGCATGCCGGCGATTTTGGTTCGGCAGACGTCGTGGAAGAGCTCGCCGCTCTGGCACCGCTGCGGGGCGTATACGGCAACATCGACGGCCGCGATGTACGTGCTACTCAGCCGCTTACCCAGGAGTTTGTCATCGAAGGGCTGAAGGTTCTGATGATTCACATCGGGGGCTACCCTGGCCATTATGCCCCGGCGGCGCGGCCCTTGGTGCAAGAAACGCGGCCCGGTTTGTTCATCACCGGCCACTCGCACATTCTGAAAGTAATGCCCGACCCGAAGTTAGGCCTGCTGCACCTCAACCCCGGTGCTGCGGGCCGACATGGCTTCCACAAGGTGCGGACGCTGTTGCGCTTCGAAGTAGAAAACGGCAAGGTGCAGCAGCTACAAGCGATCGAGCTGGGTCTGCGCACATCATAA
- a CDS encoding DNA-3-methyladenine glycosylase family protein: MPAKNSALQHLRQADPILAALIDRGQPIRPSAHEDIYLALLKAIVSQQISTKAAAAIWRKVEGLFPPDGYPEPAAVVALSDEELRAAGISKQKAGYLRAIADFAQQDQLDYQHITNLDEDALTRHLTSIKGVGRWTAQMIQMFALEQPDVFSEGDLGIQNAMRRHYNLEETGKALHKRMIEIAESWRPYRSLACKYLWQSLDNTPAPKQ, translated from the coding sequence ATGCCTGCCAAAAACTCTGCTCTACAACACCTGCGCCAAGCCGACCCAATACTGGCTGCCCTCATCGATCGAGGCCAACCGATTCGGCCCAGCGCCCACGAGGATATTTATTTGGCGTTGTTGAAAGCCATTGTAAGTCAGCAGATTTCGACCAAAGCTGCTGCGGCCATCTGGCGCAAAGTTGAGGGCCTGTTTCCGCCCGACGGCTACCCGGAACCCGCCGCCGTGGTAGCACTATCGGACGAGGAGCTGCGGGCGGCGGGCATCTCTAAACAAAAAGCCGGTTACCTACGCGCCATCGCCGACTTTGCCCAGCAAGACCAACTTGATTATCAACACATTACTAACCTAGATGAAGACGCCCTGACGCGCCACCTCACCTCCATCAAAGGCGTCGGGCGCTGGACAGCGCAAATGATTCAAATGTTTGCTTTAGAACAGCCAGACGTGTTTTCGGAAGGCGATTTGGGCATTCAGAATGCCATGCGGCGGCATTATAACCTGGAAGAAACCGGAAAAGCTCTACACAAGCGCATGATCGAAATCGCCGAATCGTGGCGACCTTACAGAAGCTTGGCCTGCAAGTACTTATGGCAGTCGCTGGACAACACGCCAGCTCCCAAGCAGTAA
- a CDS encoding metallophosphoesterase family protein, with the protein MNLFVIGDVHGCYHTFMKLLQQWKPDEEILIQVGDLVDRGNYVPGTVAAAIALDLQHPGKAFFLKGNHEYGMIRHYGPQGPYAGWLQWGGKSTIQQYQVYSQLLLPHLIWLAQRPLVWENEHILISHAGVADTTNPYDLEHPDGILWRRGPLKAVGKLQVVGHTPTNGMPYEDHERNAIYIDTGAYLGRYLTGVKLSAQGEILEYLAVETHAADIA; encoded by the coding sequence ATGAATTTATTTGTTATTGGCGACGTACACGGCTGCTACCATACGTTCATGAAGCTGCTACAGCAGTGGAAGCCCGACGAAGAGATCCTGATTCAGGTCGGCGACCTTGTGGACCGCGGCAACTACGTTCCCGGCACTGTGGCGGCAGCTATTGCCCTAGATCTTCAGCATCCGGGCAAGGCTTTCTTTCTGAAAGGCAACCACGAATACGGCATGATTCGGCACTACGGTCCGCAAGGGCCGTATGCTGGCTGGCTACAATGGGGCGGCAAATCGACCATTCAGCAGTACCAAGTGTACTCGCAGCTCTTGCTTCCGCATCTGATCTGGTTGGCGCAGCGGCCGTTGGTGTGGGAAAATGAGCACATCCTCATCAGCCACGCCGGAGTTGCCGATACCACCAACCCCTATGATCTGGAGCATCCCGACGGCATCCTGTGGCGCCGCGGGCCGCTCAAAGCGGTTGGCAAGCTGCAAGTTGTGGGCCACACGCCCACCAATGGCATGCCCTACGAAGACCACGAACGCAACGCCATTTACATCGACACCGGGGCTTACCTTGGCCGCTACCTTACGGGCGTAAAGCTGAGTGCCCAGGGCGAGATCTTGGAGTACCTGGCGGTAGAAACCCACGCCGCTGATATTGCCTGA
- the ychF gene encoding redox-regulated ATPase YchF, translated as MGLRCGIVGLPNVGKSTLFNALSNAKAESANYPFCTIEPNVGVITVPDERLQILEALVNPKRVLPTIIEFVDIAGLVKGASRGEGLGNKFLANIREVDAIIHVVRCFDDPNIVHVAGGVDPVFDKDVIDTELQIKDLESVDKKLAKSERSAKGGDAAAKKEVAALQRFKAALEAGQNARAVDASADELEAVADLQLLTIKPVIYVANVDEASIISGNAHVEALREHVKNEGAQVVLVSAAIESQIAEIEDPEEKEMFLAEYGLKESGLNRLIRASYELLNLITYFTAGVQEVRAWTIHRGDKAPAAAGVIHSDFEKGFIRAEVIKLPDYQEYKTEVKIKEAGKMAVEGKDYVVQDGDIMHFRFNV; from the coding sequence ATGGGTCTCCGCTGCGGAATCGTCGGTTTGCCGAACGTGGGTAAGTCCACGCTATTCAACGCCCTTTCGAATGCCAAGGCCGAATCGGCCAACTATCCTTTTTGCACCATCGAGCCCAACGTGGGCGTGATTACGGTGCCCGACGAGCGCCTCCAGATTCTGGAAGCCCTCGTGAACCCCAAGCGTGTGCTGCCCACGATCATTGAGTTTGTGGACATTGCCGGCCTCGTAAAAGGCGCCAGCCGCGGCGAAGGCTTGGGCAATAAGTTCCTGGCCAACATCCGCGAAGTCGACGCCATCATTCACGTAGTGCGCTGCTTCGACGACCCCAACATCGTGCACGTAGCCGGGGGTGTCGATCCGGTATTCGACAAGGACGTGATTGATACAGAGCTGCAAATCAAGGACTTGGAGAGCGTTGATAAAAAGCTGGCCAAGTCGGAGCGCAGCGCCAAGGGTGGCGATGCCGCCGCTAAGAAAGAAGTAGCCGCTTTGCAACGCTTCAAGGCAGCTCTGGAAGCGGGCCAAAACGCCCGCGCCGTGGATGCCTCTGCCGACGAACTGGAAGCCGTCGCCGATTTGCAACTACTTACTATTAAGCCAGTTATCTACGTGGCTAATGTTGACGAAGCCAGCATCATCAGCGGCAATGCCCACGTTGAAGCGCTGCGCGAGCACGTCAAGAACGAAGGCGCGCAGGTAGTACTGGTTTCGGCCGCTATTGAGTCGCAGATTGCCGAGATCGAAGATCCCGAGGAGAAAGAGATGTTTTTGGCCGAGTATGGCCTGAAAGAGTCGGGCCTGAACCGCCTAATCCGCGCTTCGTACGAGTTGCTCAACCTGATTACCTACTTCACCGCCGGCGTGCAGGAAGTACGCGCCTGGACCATTCACCGCGGCGACAAAGCCCCGGCGGCAGCTGGCGTTATCCACTCCGATTTCGAGAAAGGCTTTATTCGCGCCGAGGTAATCAAATTACCTGATTATCAAGAATATAAGACCGAAGTAAAAATCAAGGAAGCCGGTAAAATGGCAGTCGAAGGCAAAGACTACGTGGTACAGGATGGCGACATCATGCACTTCCGGTTTAACGTCTGA
- a CDS encoding NUDIX hydrolase, with the protein MNVFINDIPLIIKKNSEKVYKHKYDLILTSEDDFSSKDLVGDVLVRDVTDSFLDRLLRLMEVKKLKKLKSLTLLARKKSRLILHLKDQFRIVKAAGGLVVKDGLVLMIYRLGKWDLPKGKLKKEEDPALGALREVEEECNIKIDIGEKLPSTWHSYAYNGNKILKKTNWYIMQCTDDTLMKPQAEEYIEEVRWMTPQEALTVLEEAYASIALVVRHYLSEVAGEKSAKESAKEK; encoded by the coding sequence ATGAATGTTTTCATCAACGACATCCCGCTGATTATCAAGAAGAACAGCGAGAAGGTGTACAAGCATAAATACGATCTCATTCTGACCTCTGAGGATGATTTTTCTTCCAAAGACCTGGTCGGCGATGTGCTCGTGCGCGACGTCACGGACAGCTTCCTCGACCGTCTGCTGCGCCTGATGGAGGTGAAAAAGCTCAAAAAGCTGAAGTCGCTGACGTTGCTGGCGCGCAAGAAATCGCGGCTTATCCTGCACCTCAAAGATCAGTTTCGCATTGTGAAGGCTGCCGGCGGCCTCGTGGTGAAGGATGGCCTGGTGCTGATGATCTACCGCCTGGGCAAATGGGATCTTCCGAAAGGCAAACTCAAGAAGGAAGAAGATCCGGCGCTGGGTGCGCTGCGCGAAGTGGAAGAGGAGTGTAACATCAAAATCGACATCGGCGAGAAGCTGCCTAGCACCTGGCATTCGTATGCCTACAACGGCAACAAGATTCTCAAGAAGACCAACTGGTACATCATGCAGTGCACCGACGATACGCTGATGAAGCCCCAAGCCGAAGAATACATTGAAGAAGTACGCTGGATGACGCCGCAGGAAGCCCTGACTGTGCTGGAAGAGGCGTATGCCTCTATCGCGCTGGTGGTGCGGCATTACCTGAGCGAAGTAGCCGGCGAAAAGTCGGCCAAAGAATCCGCGAAAGAGAAATAA
- a CDS encoding cation:proton antiporter has product MEIYNTLTVLLVVAAVFGYVNYRFLRLPSTIGLMILSLVSSLVAVGLGRLGVPWIVTVSQLVRNIDFNQVLMQVMLSFLLFAGAIHVDVRQLGAQRLPVAALATGGTLLSTGLVGVAMYYLLPLFGIPTPLIHCLLFGALISPTDPIAVLGILKKARIPKSLEIKIVGESLFNDGIAVVVFVSLYQIAVVGADEAGPASIGLLFLREAVGGMVLGAILGYVAFWALRSIDHYQVEVLITLALVMGGTALATALHTSGPLAIVVAGLIVGDKGRSLGMSDVTREYLDKFWELLDEVLNAILFVLIGLEMLVLDISNTTLLIGGVAIIVVLLARLIAVAIPLGLLRYRYHFDRATLRILTWGGLRGGISVALALSLPSTMPRDQIVGVTYIVVIFSILVQGLTIGPLVKRLGLRTVTEGVTTEH; this is encoded by the coding sequence ATGGAAATCTACAACACCCTGACTGTCTTGCTGGTAGTTGCGGCCGTATTCGGCTATGTCAACTACCGGTTCCTACGCCTGCCAAGCACAATTGGCCTCATGATTTTGTCGCTGGTGTCGTCGTTGGTGGCCGTGGGGCTAGGTCGGCTGGGTGTACCGTGGATAGTAACAGTGAGCCAATTGGTACGCAACATCGACTTCAACCAAGTGCTGATGCAGGTGATGTTGAGCTTTCTGCTGTTTGCCGGCGCCATCCACGTAGACGTGCGGCAGCTGGGCGCCCAGCGCCTGCCGGTGGCTGCGCTGGCTACCGGCGGCACCCTGCTTTCGACGGGGTTGGTGGGCGTGGCTATGTATTATTTGTTGCCGCTGTTTGGCATCCCAACGCCCCTGATTCACTGCTTGCTGTTTGGGGCGCTCATCTCCCCCACCGATCCGATCGCGGTATTGGGTATCCTGAAAAAAGCCAGAATACCTAAGTCTCTAGAAATCAAGATAGTAGGCGAGTCTCTGTTCAACGACGGAATTGCTGTGGTCGTGTTTGTAAGCCTGTACCAGATTGCCGTTGTCGGCGCCGACGAAGCAGGGCCGGCTTCCATTGGTCTGCTTTTTCTCCGGGAAGCCGTCGGCGGTATGGTCTTGGGAGCGATCCTGGGGTACGTTGCTTTCTGGGCGCTGCGCTCAATTGATCATTACCAGGTAGAAGTACTCATTACACTGGCACTTGTGATGGGCGGCACGGCACTGGCCACCGCTCTGCACACCTCCGGACCACTGGCCATCGTGGTGGCCGGACTCATCGTGGGCGACAAAGGCCGATCTTTGGGCATGTCGGACGTGACTCGCGAGTACCTGGACAAGTTTTGGGAATTGCTGGACGAGGTACTCAACGCCATCTTGTTCGTACTGATCGGGTTGGAAATGCTGGTGTTGGACATCTCCAACACTACCCTGCTCATCGGAGGCGTGGCGATTATAGTCGTGTTGCTGGCTCGCCTCATTGCCGTTGCAATTCCTTTAGGGCTGCTGCGCTACCGGTACCATTTCGACCGTGCCACCCTGCGCATCCTGACGTGGGGCGGCCTGCGCGGCGGTATTTCGGTTGCCTTGGCGCTGTCGTTGCCCAGTACTATGCCCCGCGACCAAATTGTGGGCGTGACTTACATTGTAGTAATCTTTTCCATTTTGGTACAAGGCCTCACCATCGGGCCTTTGGTAAAGCGGCTCGGGTTGCGCACTGTGACTGAAGGAGTTACAACTGAGCATTGA